Genomic segment of Streptococcus pneumoniae:
GGAATATCTTTTTTCTCAATTTCAACAATCATAGCAACTCCTTATTTGAATTGCTCAGAAAAACGGACATCTCCTTGGTAGAAGCCACGAATATCATTGATTCCATATCGAAGCATAGCAATCCGCTCTTGACCGAGACCAAAGGCAAAACCAGAGTATTTATTCGCATCAATGCCGCTCATCTCAAGCACATGAGGATGAACCATGCCAGCACCCAAGATTTCAATCCAACCTGTCTGTTTGCAGACATTGCAGCCATTTCCCCCACACTTAAAGCAGGAAACATCCACCTCAACAGACGGCTCTGTGAATGGGAAATAAGACGGACGCAAGCGAATATTGCGTTCTTTCCCAAACATTTTTTGGATAATCAACTGCAAGGTTCCTTTCAAATCAGCCATCGAAATGTTCTCCCCAACCACAAGTCCTTCAATTTGATGGAATTGATGGCTGTGTGTCGCATCATCCGTATCACGACGGAACACGCGCCCTGGTGAAATCATCTTTAATGGTCCTTTTGAAAAATCATGCGCATCCATCGCACGCGCCTGAACAGGACTAGTATGCGTCCGCATAAGGATTTCTTCTGTGATATAGAAAGTATCTTGCATATCACGCGCTGGGTGATCCTTTGGCAAATTCATTCTCTCAAAATTATAGTAGTCTTTTTCTACCTCAAAACCATCAACGACTTGATAGCCCATACCAATGAAAATATCTTCAATTTCTTCACTCGTTTGGGTCAATACATGACGGTTACCAGCTGGTAGATTGCGACCAGGGAGGGTCACATCCAAGCTCTCTTTAGCCAACTGATTCGCCACTTTTTGCTCTTCTAGGAGAGCCGCTGTCTCTTCAAAAGCAGCTGTTAGAATATCCCGCGCTTCATTGACATGCTTTCCAATCACTGGACGCATCTCTGCTGACACATCTTTCATCCCTTTTAAAATCTCTGTCAAAGAACCTTTTTTCCCTAGTACAGAGACCCGCAAATCTTGCAATTCTTTGGCATTTTCATGCGAGACTTGGCTTAGTTTTTCCAATGTTTCAGCTCGTAAGGCTTGTAATTTTTCTTCGATTGTTTTCATTTTTCCTCCACATAAAAACCGCATGTCCCACTCACAATCGGAGCGTTGACACGCGGTACCATCCGTTTTTTATCTGGTTTCCCAGACCTTACTTTCTTAGTCTATAAGCAAGTGAATTCACCTAGCTTTCCTGTGGAGAGTTCTCAGTCACGACTCTCCTCCCTGTTACGCTTCCACTAAGTTACTGGTCTTGCAGACTACTATTCAATTTTTTATATTCTAACAAATTTTAACCACTTTGACAAGTCTCTATGGTTGTTTAGTTTTGATTTAATACGAGGCTAGGTTAGGCAAGCTGAGCGAACGACGTAATACATGAAAACTAAATGACTATACAAAGAGAAATCCCTTAGTCCTCGTAGTCTCCACCTGTAAATCCATAGTATTCTTCTAAGGATAAGCCTGATTTTGCAATATCTTTGGCTTCTTTTCCAACATAGCGCAAATGCCATTCCTCTGGCATATAGCCTGTTTCTTTTTCCTTACCGTATAAATAGCGCACAACAAAGCCATAGTCAGCAGCATGTTTTAAGAGCCACTTGCTGGCTTTTTCTTCCTGCACGAGATTTCCAGTCGTATCAATCAAATCATACGCCAAACCAGTCTGGTGCTCGCTATACCCTGGACGAGCAGAGTAGCGATCTGCCGCAGCTTGTCCATCTTGAGCGACATAGTTATTATAGAGCGATACTTGCGTATCGTAACTTCTAAAACCACTGTACTGATCACTAATCGCGTAGCCCTCAGCCTGCATAGCTGCAATCAATTCTAAGAGAGCTGCCTTAGCTTCTGGATCTTCCCCTGGATTATAGTCAGATGATAGAGGATAGTGCTTATTGACTACCAAGACATCACCGTATTTTCCCTTTACGCTGTAATAGAGACCATTATAAGAGACCGTATCATCCATGGTTGGTGTTTTGGGACTATCTTCTTCCATCTTCGTTTGAGTCTTTTCTGTGGTTGTCATGCTTGTCTCAGATTCTTTTTGATGCTTTGATAGAGTTTCCTCTTCTTTTTTGGAGCAAGCGCTCAACAACAAAGCTAGGCTCAGTCCAGTAATTACATATTTATTAAATTTCATCTATCTTTATTCTCTCCCTTTTCTTTTTATTATACCACATTTCGACTACTAAAGGATACTCTCCACCTTTGCTTGCAATGCTGGAAGTACTTGTTCTTGAAACCAGGGATTTTTCGACTGCCAGATATTATTCCGAGGAGAAGGGTGGACAAGTGGAAAATACTGCGGTAAGTAGTCCTCAAAGGTGCGAACCGTTTCTGTTAACAGTCGTTTTTTCTTATCTTTCAAATAATAATCTTGCGCATACTGCCCAATCAGTAAAGTCAGCTCTATCTGGGGCAGCATGGCTAATAGCTTGAGATGCCATTTTTCTGCGAATCCCTTTCTCGGTGGCAAATCACCTGACTTTCCCTTTCCTGGATAGTAAAAATCCATAGGTAAAATCGCTATTTGATTGGCATTATAAAAAGTTTCTTCATCCACACCCAGCCATGACCGCAGGTTGTCGCCACTCGGGTCTGCAAATAATTTCCCACGCTGCTCGGCTTTCAAGCCTGGAGCTTGACCGACAATCAATAGTTTAGCATTAGCACCTGCTTGAAACAAGGGATGAATACCTTTTGCTGTATAAGCTTGATTCTCAACATCCTGGATAATGCTAGTCCCTATCTCTTCTATACTCGGCATCTTGATACCTCTCTTATAAAAGGAACTGAACACTTGTCCAGCTCCTCTTTTCTATTTTTCAAACATGCTTATTTGACCAATTCGTAGATGGCTTCTGCGTAGATGGCTGCTGCCCGCATCAAATCTTCAACATCTGCAAATTCATTGGCTTGGTGCATGGTGTCTGTATAGCCTGGGAACATGGCACCGTAAGCAACTCCGCGCTTCAAAAGGCGACCAAAAGTTCCACCACCGATGACTTGCTCATGCCCACGCAAACCTGTCTGACGTTCGTAAACATCTAGAAGCGTTGCTACCAATGGATCATCCATAGAGACATAATGAGGGGTATGACCATCTTCTGACAAAGTCACATCAGCCACTGCCAAGTTCTTCAAAACTGCTTGGATAGCTTCTGGTGTCGTCCCTTTTGGATAACGGAAGTTGAGGGCAATGGTATTGTCAGCAGCTGCTTCATCAAAGCGGAAAACACCTGCGTTCATAGAAAGAGCTCCCATTTTCTCATCTGTATGGGCTACACCAAGTGCTTGACCTGCATGATCTTCAAACAAAATCTCACCTGCAATGGCAAGGTAATCCTTGGCTGGTCCTGCAAAGTCAAACTGGTTCAAGAAACGAGCGAGGTAAGTCGCACCGTTGACTCCAGATTGTGGAGAAGCTCCGTGGGCTGATTTTCCGATAACGGTCACCTTGTATTTGCCATCTTCTTCTGCTAATTCAAAGGTCACCTTATGGTCTGCCGCAAAGGCTGCTAATTTGTCAGCAAGCTCTGGAAGTTCACCTGATACGAGGGCTGTCGCTGACTCAGGCACCATATTCTCACGTAAACCGCCTGTAAAGCGATGCAAACGTGCCGCTCCGCTATTTTCCCCAGCGAAATGAAGATACTCGGTGATATTTCCTTTTTCCCCGTTGATGATCGGAAACTCTGCATCTGGTGAGAAGCCGAAATCAGGCGCTTTGACGCCGCTGTGCTCGAAATAGTAGTCCATATCTGCCCAGCCAGACTCTTCGTCTGTTCCTACGACAAAGCGGACTTTCTTTGAAATCGGCAACCCCAATTCCTTGATAATCTTAAGACCATAGTAGCATGCCATGGTTGGTCCCTTGTCGTCGCTTGAACCACGCGCATAGAGTTTGCCGTCTTTAATGGTCGGAGTGTAAGGGTCAGTATCCCAACCGCTTCCTGCTGGCACCACATCCATGTGGGCAAAGATGCCAAGCACCTCGTCACCTTCACCGTATTCAAAATGCCCCGCATAATTGTCTACATTCTTGGTTGGGTAGCCGTCACGCTCTGCAATCTCCAAGAATTTATGAAGGGCTTTGACAGGACCAGGGCCAAATGGATGCTCCACATCTGCCAAGCTATCATCACGCTCAGAGTTGATAGCAAGAAGGCTAAACAAGTCAGCCAGCAAATCCTCACGGCGTTTTTCTACTTCTGCTTTAAAATCAATCGTCATCTCTTTCTCCTTTTACCGTTGTTCAATCACTTCATCTACTGGTAAGCGATAGCTTGGCTCAAGCACCTCATCTGTATAGCCCACTGTAATGAGCAATTCTGGACGAAAACGGCTTTCAATATCCAAAACTTCATTGACCCGTGACTTATCAAACCCTAGAATCATGTTAGATCCAATGCCTTGGTCTGTCAAAGCAAGGACTAGATTCATGACCACCAAACCAGCATTTAAGGCAAGATAATCACTCTTTTGCTGCTCTGAATAACGAGCAAACTCCGCTGGGTAGTTCATCATATACTTTTGCAACTGCTCTTCGGTAAAGTTATGAACGCCTCCAGTCCGAGCAATCTTGCGTGCCCGCTTGTCCAAATCAGTATCTGTAAACAGAGCAACCACATACTGAGCTTCACGGATTTGATCTGCATTTCCACCATAGGAAAGCGGTACTAGAGCATCTTTACGCTCCTTAACCACGACAAATTTCCAAGGTTGCAGATTGTGGGCACTTGGTGCTAGCGTTGCAATTTCAATGGCTGTACGGAGATCCTTAGGATCAACTTCCTTGTCCAAGAAATGCTTAACAGCATGGCGTTTTTTATTTAATGCTAAAAATTTCATAGTCACTTCCTTCGCTTTTAAGATACTTTCATTCTACCATATTTTGAAAGGGATTGCACAGATTTACGGTTTCTCGCTCAGATGCTGTTGGATATTTTCTGCTACCCTTTGAGGAATCCCCAGCTGGGTTAGCTCCTCCAAACTTGCTGCCGTGATATTCGCTAAATTTTTAAAATGCTTCATGAGCAGTTGTTTGCGCTTTGGTCCTAAACCTTCAATTCCATCCAATCTTGATGAGAAGGAATTTTTCGACCGAACTTGCCTGTGGAAGGTAATGGCAAAGCGGTGCACTTCGTCTTGGATCCTTTGTAAAAGAAAGAATTCTTGAGAATTTCGGGATAATCCCACCACTTCTAGTGGATCTCCAAAGAGCAGTTCATGAGTCTGGTGCTTGTCATTTTTTTGCAGACCAGCAATTGGAATGTCTAAGCCCAACTCATCCTTAACCACTGATTTTGCGATGTTGACCTGACCTTGCCCACCATCAATCACAATCAAATCAGGCGGTGTCAACCCATCTCGTAGCACACGACTGTACCGCCTTTTAATCACCTCTTTCATGCTAGCATAATCATCTGGTCCAACTACTGTCTTAATCTTATACTTACGGTAGTCTTTCTTACTAGGCTTGCCATTGACAAAGACCACCATGGCAGATACAGGGCTAGTCCCCATGATATTGGAATTATCAAAAGCCTCGATTCGCATAGGCGTCGGAATATGTAGGATACGTCCTAGATTTTCAATCGCTCTCTGCGTTTTTTCCAGTGATTTTTCTAAGAGATCAAATTTCTGTTGCAGATTGACACGAGCATTTTTAATCGCCAGATTGACCAGTTGCTTTTTCTCCCCTCGCTGCGGTTTTA
This window contains:
- the ldcB gene encoding LD-carboxypeptidase LdcB/DacB, whose protein sequence is MKFNKYVITGLSLALLLSACSKKEEETLSKHQKESETSMTTTEKTQTKMEEDSPKTPTMDDTVSYNGLYYSVKGKYGDVLVVNKHYPLSSDYNPGEDPEAKAALLELIAAMQAEGYAISDQYSGFRSYDTQVSLYNNYVAQDGQAAADRYSARPGYSEHQTGLAYDLIDTTGNLVQEEKASKWLLKHAADYGFVVRYLYGKEKETGYMPEEWHLRYVGKEAKDIAKSGLSLEEYYGFTGGDYED
- a CDS encoding nitroreductase family protein, whose amino-acid sequence is MKFLALNKKRHAVKHFLDKEVDPKDLRTAIEIATLAPSAHNLQPWKFVVVKERKDALVPLSYGGNADQIREAQYVVALFTDTDLDKRARKIARTGGVHNFTEEQLQKYMMNYPAEFARYSEQQKSDYLALNAGLVVMNLVLALTDQGIGSNMILGFDKSRVNEVLDIESRFRPELLITVGYTDEVLEPSYRLPVDEVIEQR
- a CDS encoding uracil-DNA glycosylase family protein, whose product is MPSIEEIGTSIIQDVENQAYTAKGIHPLFQAGANAKLLIVGQAPGLKAEQRGKLFADPSGDNLRSWLGVDEETFYNANQIAILPMDFYYPGKGKSGDLPPRKGFAEKWHLKLLAMLPQIELTLLIGQYAQDYYLKDKKKRLLTETVRTFEDYLPQYFPLVHPSPRNNIWQSKNPWFQEQVLPALQAKVESIL
- the pheS gene encoding phenylalanine--tRNA ligase subunit alpha; this translates as MKTIEEKLQALRAETLEKLSQVSHENAKELQDLRVSVLGKKGSLTEILKGMKDVSAEMRPVIGKHVNEARDILTAAFEETAALLEEQKVANQLAKESLDVTLPGRNLPAGNRHVLTQTSEEIEDIFIGMGYQVVDGFEVEKDYYNFERMNLPKDHPARDMQDTFYITEEILMRTHTSPVQARAMDAHDFSKGPLKMISPGRVFRRDTDDATHSHQFHQIEGLVVGENISMADLKGTLQLIIQKMFGKERNIRLRPSYFPFTEPSVEVDVSCFKCGGNGCNVCKQTGWIEILGAGMVHPHVLEMSGIDANKYSGFAFGLGQERIAMLRYGINDIRGFYQGDVRFSEQFK
- the pepV gene encoding dipeptidase PepV — translated: MTIDFKAEVEKRREDLLADLFSLLAINSERDDSLADVEHPFGPGPVKALHKFLEIAERDGYPTKNVDNYAGHFEYGEGDEVLGIFAHMDVVPAGSGWDTDPYTPTIKDGKLYARGSSDDKGPTMACYYGLKIIKELGLPISKKVRFVVGTDEESGWADMDYYFEHSGVKAPDFGFSPDAEFPIINGEKGNITEYLHFAGENSGAARLHRFTGGLRENMVPESATALVSGELPELADKLAAFAADHKVTFELAEEDGKYKVTVIGKSAHGASPQSGVNGATYLARFLNQFDFAGPAKDYLAIAGEILFEDHAGQALGVAHTDEKMGALSMNAGVFRFDEAAADNTIALNFRYPKGTTPEAIQAVLKNLAVADVTLSEDGHTPHYVSMDDPLVATLLDVYERQTGLRGHEQVIGGGTFGRLLKRGVAYGAMFPGYTDTMHQANEFADVEDLMRAAAIYAEAIYELVK